From Catharus ustulatus isolate bCatUst1 chromosome 6, bCatUst1.pri.v2, whole genome shotgun sequence, a single genomic window includes:
- the FAM161B gene encoding protein FAM161B isoform X3 yields MGGRRSPLEPGVPCQAELWGDLEVFEEDEELEGFRREAEVLREKLREALSHTSGNIRQSSSLTDLTSDSTCDQQKPHLFPKPRLRPKSASSPWIPSITIPQPFQMTLREARKKSELLKSYMFLELDKQRNKRQSQDEAECQKQFRAQPVPAHVFLPLYQEIMEQNEIRRQAATQKRKELLLSTQRPFSFLEKEEKKKEAIRQKFLAAATPNESSKQKQASKKVPKSTYDSLLGDKLKEAELYREIRIQMRAKDLLKSSVAPIDTSNCRREPQSRTSTRTKQERLGFLQDRSFSFKPRINPTVPDFEELYWAFQRKTLRRQEIKEPTRNKPFKLRTSARQRQANEKIKDSQKLSKVSVQKSHSLPGLSSLSSNTLPVHITDATRKRESAIRYAQDNKKEGDKEGIYWLEKQKMKCQAMQKSLNSRAKALDPHKSLEETQKEKSKQIRKNMQDRTKEYRKELEEMQLRVKNRPFLFEQVTKHDARQGAERRYRRTLQQVGLSEEFVRKKGKDATDLLEEESDVHRQIAECQMKTLT; encoded by the exons ATGGGGGGCCGGCGGTCTCCGTTAGAACCGGGCGTGCCTTGCCAGGCAGAATTATGGGGTGACCTCGAGGTGTTCGAAGAAGATGAGGAGCTGGAGGGTTTCAGGAGGGAGGCGGAAGTTCTGCGTGAGAAGCTGAGGGAGGCTCTCAG TCATACATCTGGTAATATAAGGCAGTCCAGTTCTTTGACCGACCTCACCTCAGACAGTACCTGCGATCAGCAAAAGCCTCACTTGTTTCCTAAGCCCCGCTTGAGGCCAAAAAGTGCTTCATCTCCCTGGATTCCTTCCATCACCATCCCTCAGCCTTTCCAAATGACACTGCGGGAAGCTCGCAAAAAGTCCGAGTTGCTGAAGTCATACATGTTTCTTGAACTAGacaaacagagaaacaaaaggcAAAGCCAGGATGAAGCTGAATGTCAGAAACAATTCCGGGCACAGCCTGTACCTGCCCACGTGTTTCTGCCCCTTTATCAGGAAATAATGGAACAGAATGAGATTCGCAGGCAAGCagcaacacagaaaagaaaggagcTGCTACTTTCAACACAGCGGCCCTTCAGTTttctggagaaggaagagaaaaagaaagaagctaTCAGACAAAAATTCCTGGCAGCAGCAACCCCAAATGAGAGCTCCAAACAGAAGCAAGCCAGTAAAAAAGTACCTAAATCTACTTATGACTCACTTCTTGGAGATAAACTCAAAG AAGCTGAACTCTACCGGGAAATCCGTATTCAAATGAGAGCAAAGGATTTGCTCAAGAGTTCCGTAGCTCCTATAGATACCAGCAACTGTCGGAGGGAGCCTCAGTCCCGAACTTCCACCAGAACTAAGCAGGAAAGACTTGGCTTCTTACAGGACAGAAGTTTCAGCTTCAAACCAAGGATTAATCCAACAGTACCAGATTTTGAAGAACTGTACTGGGCGTTTCAGAGGAAGACACTGAGGAGACAAGAAATCAAAGAGCCAACTCGTAATAAACCATTCAAGCTAAGAACCTCTgccaggcagaggcaggctAATGAAAAGATAAAG GATTCTCAGAAGCTTTCCAAGGTTTCAGTGCAAAAAAGTCACTCTCTGCCTGgactttcctctctctcttccaACACCCTTCCTGTGCATATTACAGATGCAACTAGAAAGAGGGAATCAGCTATTAG atATGCCCAAGATAACAAAAAGGAGGGGGACAAAGAAGGAATTTATTggctggagaaacaaaaaatgaaatgtcaaGCTATGCAAAAGTCTCTAAACAGCCGAGCAAAAGCACTGGATCCTCATAAAAGTCTGGAGGAAACACAAAAGGAGAAGTCAAAACAGATCAG GAAAAATATGCAAGACAGAacaaaagaatacagaaaagagctggaagaaaTGCAGCTGCGAGTCAAGAACAGACCATTCCTCTTCGAGCAGGTCACAAAG CATGATGCTCGTCAAGGAGCAGAGCGTCGCTACAGACGCACCCTCCAGCAGGTTGGCCTAAGCGAAGaatttgtaaggaaaaaagggaaagatgcCACTGACTTGCTGGAAGAAGAATCTGATGTTCACAG acagatcGCAGAATGTCAGATGAAGACTCTTACCTGA
- the COQ6 gene encoding ubiquinone biosynthesis monooxygenase COQ6, mitochondrial — protein MAALRGRALLAPLGARLRAGPRAPLRSAASAPPLYDVVVSGGGMVGSAMAAVLGHDIHFHDKKIALLEAGPRKEYDHMPDSYSNRVSSISPGSATLLSSCGAWDHVCSLRLKPFRRMQVWDACSEAMIVFEKDDLDDMGYIVENDVIMSALTKQLDAVADRVEVFYRSKAVGYTWPLPSHSCDTSPWVQVELADGRRLQTKLLIGADGHNSMVRKEADIKNIEHQYDQSAVVATLHLSEATDNNVAWQRFLPTGPIALLPLSDTASSLVWSTSHEHASELVSMDEESFVDSINSAFWSNTNHSDFIDTAGAMFRSAISLLKPSGTAVRQLPPSVAEVDPESRAMFPLGMGHATEYVQHRVALIGDAAHRVHPLAGQGVNLGFGDVACLAHHLSAAAFNGSDLGSLKHLLKFETERQRHNVSLIAATDTLKRLYSTTLAPLVLLRTWGLQATNALPPVKEQIMAFASK, from the exons ATGGCGGCGCTGCGCGGGCgggcgctgctggccccgctcGGAGCGCGGCTGAGGGCCGGGCCCcgcgccccgctccgctccgccgcCTCCGCCCCGCCGCTCTACGATGTGGTGGTGTCGGGAGGCGGCATGGTCGGGAGCGCCATGGCCGCCGTGCTGG GGCATGACATCCACTTCCATGATAAAAAGATTGCTTTGCTGGAGGCTGGTCCTAGGAAAGAATATGATCACATGCCAGACAGTTACAGTAACAGGGTCAGTTCCATCTCCCCAGGATCAGCAACCCTGCTAAGCA gttGTGGTGCCTGGGATCATGTCTGCAGCCTGAGACTCAAACCGTTCAGGCGAATGCAG gtGTGGGATGCTTGTTCAGAAGCCATGATCGTTTTTGAGAAAGATGACTTAGATGACATGGGTTACATAGTGGAGAATGATGTCATTATGTCTGCTCTCACAAAACAGTTAGATGCAGTAGCAG ACCGGGTGGAGGTTTTCTACAGGAGTAAAGCAGTTGGGTACACCTGGCCCCTTCCTTCCCACAGCTGTGACACAAGCCCTTGGGTCCAAGTTGAGTTAGCTGATGGACGCAGACTTCAAACCAAGCTGCTG ATTGGTGCAGACGGTCATAATTCTATGGTCCGGAAGGAAGCTGACATTAAGAACATCGAACATCAGTATGACCAATCAGCTGTGGTGGCAACTCTCCATTTATCTGAG GCCACAGACAACAATGTAGCATGGCAGCGGTTCCTTCCCACCGGGCCAATTGCACTTCTTCCG CTGTCTGACACTGCCAGCTCTCTGGTCTGGTCTACATCTCATGAGCATGCATCGGAACTTGTCTCTATGGATGAGGAAAGCTTTGTGGATAGCATCAACTCTGCCTTT TGGAGCAACACAAACCACTCTGACTTCATTGACACTGCTGGGGCCATGTTTCGTTCTGCCATTTCACTCCTGAAGCCCTCAGGGACTGCAGTCCGTCAGCTGCCTCCAAGTGTTGCTGAAGTGGATCCAGAGAGCCGAGCCATGTTCCCTCTTGGAATGGGGCATGCGACAGAGTATGTCCAGCACCGCGTAGCTCTTATCGG ggatgcagcacaCAGAGTCCACCCACTTGCAGGACAAGGAGTGAACCTGGGCTTTGGTGATGTTGCTTGTTTAGCTCATCACCTCAGTGCAGCAGCCTTCAACGGGAGCGATCTGG GCTCTTTAAAACACCTCCTCAAATTTGAAACAGAACGTCAGAGGCATAATGTCTCCTTGATAGCTGCTACTGATACGCTAAAAAGGCTGTACTCTACCACACTGGCTCCTCTGGTGTTGCTGAGGACATGGGGATTGCAAGCAACAAATGCTCTACCTCCTGTCAAA gAGCAGATCATGGCTTTTGCCAGCAAGTGA
- the FAM161B gene encoding protein FAM161B isoform X1, which translates to MGGRRSPLEPGVPCQAELWGDLEVFEEDEELEGFRREAEVLREKLREALSHTSGNIRQSSSLTDLTSDSTCDQQKPHLFPKPRLRPKSASSPWIPSITIPQPFQMTLREARKKSELLKSYMFLELDKQRNKRQSQDEAECQKQFRAQPVPAHVFLPLYQEIMEQNEIRRQAATQKRKELLLSTQRPFSFLEKEEKKKEAIRQKFLAAATPNESSKQKQASKKVPKSTYDSLLGDKLKEAELYREIRIQMRAKDLLKSSVAPIDTSNCRREPQSRTSTRTKQERLGFLQDRSFSFKPRINPTVPDFEELYWAFQRKTLRRQEIKEPTRNKPFKLRTSARQRQANEKIKDSQKLSKVSVQKSHSLPGLSSLSSNTLPVHITDATRKRESAIRYAQDNKKEGDKEGIYWLEKQKMKCQAMQKSLNSRAKALDPHKSLEETQKEKSKQIRKNMQDRTKEYRKELEEMQLRVKNRPFLFEQVTKHDARQGAERRYRRTLQQVGLSEEFVRKKGKDATDLLEEESDVHREKPFLVLDHHCFCRLPEPQGEKDDCTGQEGVPQEEQSAKGVAT; encoded by the exons ATGGGGGGCCGGCGGTCTCCGTTAGAACCGGGCGTGCCTTGCCAGGCAGAATTATGGGGTGACCTCGAGGTGTTCGAAGAAGATGAGGAGCTGGAGGGTTTCAGGAGGGAGGCGGAAGTTCTGCGTGAGAAGCTGAGGGAGGCTCTCAG TCATACATCTGGTAATATAAGGCAGTCCAGTTCTTTGACCGACCTCACCTCAGACAGTACCTGCGATCAGCAAAAGCCTCACTTGTTTCCTAAGCCCCGCTTGAGGCCAAAAAGTGCTTCATCTCCCTGGATTCCTTCCATCACCATCCCTCAGCCTTTCCAAATGACACTGCGGGAAGCTCGCAAAAAGTCCGAGTTGCTGAAGTCATACATGTTTCTTGAACTAGacaaacagagaaacaaaaggcAAAGCCAGGATGAAGCTGAATGTCAGAAACAATTCCGGGCACAGCCTGTACCTGCCCACGTGTTTCTGCCCCTTTATCAGGAAATAATGGAACAGAATGAGATTCGCAGGCAAGCagcaacacagaaaagaaaggagcTGCTACTTTCAACACAGCGGCCCTTCAGTTttctggagaaggaagagaaaaagaaagaagctaTCAGACAAAAATTCCTGGCAGCAGCAACCCCAAATGAGAGCTCCAAACAGAAGCAAGCCAGTAAAAAAGTACCTAAATCTACTTATGACTCACTTCTTGGAGATAAACTCAAAG AAGCTGAACTCTACCGGGAAATCCGTATTCAAATGAGAGCAAAGGATTTGCTCAAGAGTTCCGTAGCTCCTATAGATACCAGCAACTGTCGGAGGGAGCCTCAGTCCCGAACTTCCACCAGAACTAAGCAGGAAAGACTTGGCTTCTTACAGGACAGAAGTTTCAGCTTCAAACCAAGGATTAATCCAACAGTACCAGATTTTGAAGAACTGTACTGGGCGTTTCAGAGGAAGACACTGAGGAGACAAGAAATCAAAGAGCCAACTCGTAATAAACCATTCAAGCTAAGAACCTCTgccaggcagaggcaggctAATGAAAAGATAAAG GATTCTCAGAAGCTTTCCAAGGTTTCAGTGCAAAAAAGTCACTCTCTGCCTGgactttcctctctctcttccaACACCCTTCCTGTGCATATTACAGATGCAACTAGAAAGAGGGAATCAGCTATTAG atATGCCCAAGATAACAAAAAGGAGGGGGACAAAGAAGGAATTTATTggctggagaaacaaaaaatgaaatgtcaaGCTATGCAAAAGTCTCTAAACAGCCGAGCAAAAGCACTGGATCCTCATAAAAGTCTGGAGGAAACACAAAAGGAGAAGTCAAAACAGATCAG GAAAAATATGCAAGACAGAacaaaagaatacagaaaagagctggaagaaaTGCAGCTGCGAGTCAAGAACAGACCATTCCTCTTCGAGCAGGTCACAAAG CATGATGCTCGTCAAGGAGCAGAGCGTCGCTACAGACGCACCCTCCAGCAGGTTGGCCTAAGCGAAGaatttgtaaggaaaaaagggaaagatgcCACTGACTTGCTGGAAGAAGAATCTGATGTTCACAG GGAAAAACCATTTCTGGTATTAGATCATCACTGTTTCTGCAGGCTGCCCGAGCCTCAGGGTGAAAAGGATGACTGTACTGGACAGGAAGGAGTACCTCAGGAGGAACAGAGCGCAAAGGGAGTGGCAACATAA
- the ZNF410 gene encoding zinc finger protein 410 isoform X1: MLSDELESKPELLVQFVQNTSIPLGQELVESEPKDITCLSLLPVTETSECNRLMLPDDERDLTSPSHTNSSKDVSSSAVLRSLQVNVGPDGEETRAQNVQKPSELLSTSETSSLLQDLQPSDSTSFILLNLTRAGLGSPAEHLVFVQDEAEDSGNDFLSHDSTDSSTPWFLRVQELAHDSLIAATRAQLAKNAKASNNGENVHLCTGDGQPKDSSPIPHLSRVERKLKCTVEGCDRTFVWPAHFKYHLKTHRNDRSFTCPAEGCGKSFYVLQRLKVHMRTHNGEKPFVCTELGCGKQFTTAGNLKNHLRIHTGEKPFLCQAQGCGRSFAEYSSLRKHLVVHSGVKPHQCQICGKTFSQSGSRNVHMRKHHSRIGTAGSREREQPESLMGSSLLEESTVHSKNLISMNSQPSLGVESLHLPDTESIIGVEEGETSCSFFRPLICGD; this comes from the exons ATGTTATCGGATGAGTTAGAATCCAAACCTGAG ctgctggttCAGTTTGTTCAAAATACTTCTATTCCACTGGGACAAGAACTGGTGGAATCAGAACCAAAAGACATCACCTGTCTCTCTCTGCTTCCTGTTACTGAGACCTCAGAATGCAACAGACTCATGTTGCCAG ATGATGAAAGAGATCTCACTTCTCCAAGTCACACTAATTCTTCAAAAGATGTTTCTTCATCTGCTGTCTTGAGAAGTCTCCAGGTAAATGTAGGCCCTGATGGAGAGGAAACAAGGGCACAGAATGTACAGAAACCATCTGAACTTCTGTCAACTTCAGAAACTTCTAGTTTATTGCAAGACCTCCAGCCCAGCGACAGCACTTCATTCATTCTTCTCAACCTGACGAGAGCAG gGCTGGGGTCTCCCGCAGAGCACTTGGTGTTTGTTCAAGATGAAGCAGAAGATTCTGGCAATGACTTTCTCTCTCATGATAGCACAGACAGCAGTACTCCATGGTTCCTACGAGTGCAAGAGTTGGCCCATGACAGTTTAATTGCTGCCACTCGGGCACAGCTCGCAAAGAATGCCAAAGCAAGCAATAATG gggAAAATGTTCATCTTTGCACAGGAGATGGGCAGCCAAAAGATTCAAGCCCCATTCCTCATCTATCTCGTGTGGAAAGGAAGCTGAAGTGCACAGTTGAGGGCTGTGATCGGACATTTGTATGGCCAGCTCACTTCAAGTATCATCTGAAAACACACCG GAACGACCGCTCCTTCACCTGCCCGGCAGAAGGCTGTGGGAAAAGTTTCTATGTCTTGCAGAGGCTGAAGGTGCACATGAGAACTCACAATGGTGAAAAACCCTTTGTGTGCACAGAACTGGGCTGTGGTAAACAGTTCACAACAGCTGGAAACCTGAAGAACCACCTACGAATTCACACTG GGGAAAAACCCTTTCTGTGTCAGGCACAGGGATGTGGTCGCTCCTTTGCTGAATACTCCAGTCTTCGGAAACATTTGGTTGTCCACTCAG GAGTGAAGCCCCATCAGTGCCAAATCTGTGGGAAGACATTTTCCCAGAGTGGTAGCAGGAATGTGCATATGAGGAAACACCACTCCCGAATTGGAAcggctggcagcagggagcgAGAACAGCCAG agTCACTGATGGGCAGCAGTTTGCTGGAAGAATCGACAGTGCATAGTAAGAATCTCATCTCCATGAACTCTCAGCCCAGCCTTGGTGTTGAGTCTCTGCACCTGCCAGACACTGAGTCAATTATTGGAGTAGAAGAGGGTGAGACCAGCTGCTCTTTTTTCCGCCCTCTTATATGTGGTGACTGA
- the ZNF410 gene encoding zinc finger protein 410 isoform X2 — MPLLVQFVQNTSIPLGQELVESEPKDITCLSLLPVTETSECNRLMLPDDERDLTSPSHTNSSKDVSSSAVLRSLQVNVGPDGEETRAQNVQKPSELLSTSETSSLLQDLQPSDSTSFILLNLTRAGLGSPAEHLVFVQDEAEDSGNDFLSHDSTDSSTPWFLRVQELAHDSLIAATRAQLAKNAKASNNGENVHLCTGDGQPKDSSPIPHLSRVERKLKCTVEGCDRTFVWPAHFKYHLKTHRNDRSFTCPAEGCGKSFYVLQRLKVHMRTHNGEKPFVCTELGCGKQFTTAGNLKNHLRIHTGEKPFLCQAQGCGRSFAEYSSLRKHLVVHSGVKPHQCQICGKTFSQSGSRNVHMRKHHSRIGTAGSREREQPESLMGSSLLEESTVHSKNLISMNSQPSLGVESLHLPDTESIIGVEEGETSCSFFRPLICGD; from the exons ATGCCG ctgctggttCAGTTTGTTCAAAATACTTCTATTCCACTGGGACAAGAACTGGTGGAATCAGAACCAAAAGACATCACCTGTCTCTCTCTGCTTCCTGTTACTGAGACCTCAGAATGCAACAGACTCATGTTGCCAG ATGATGAAAGAGATCTCACTTCTCCAAGTCACACTAATTCTTCAAAAGATGTTTCTTCATCTGCTGTCTTGAGAAGTCTCCAGGTAAATGTAGGCCCTGATGGAGAGGAAACAAGGGCACAGAATGTACAGAAACCATCTGAACTTCTGTCAACTTCAGAAACTTCTAGTTTATTGCAAGACCTCCAGCCCAGCGACAGCACTTCATTCATTCTTCTCAACCTGACGAGAGCAG gGCTGGGGTCTCCCGCAGAGCACTTGGTGTTTGTTCAAGATGAAGCAGAAGATTCTGGCAATGACTTTCTCTCTCATGATAGCACAGACAGCAGTACTCCATGGTTCCTACGAGTGCAAGAGTTGGCCCATGACAGTTTAATTGCTGCCACTCGGGCACAGCTCGCAAAGAATGCCAAAGCAAGCAATAATG gggAAAATGTTCATCTTTGCACAGGAGATGGGCAGCCAAAAGATTCAAGCCCCATTCCTCATCTATCTCGTGTGGAAAGGAAGCTGAAGTGCACAGTTGAGGGCTGTGATCGGACATTTGTATGGCCAGCTCACTTCAAGTATCATCTGAAAACACACCG GAACGACCGCTCCTTCACCTGCCCGGCAGAAGGCTGTGGGAAAAGTTTCTATGTCTTGCAGAGGCTGAAGGTGCACATGAGAACTCACAATGGTGAAAAACCCTTTGTGTGCACAGAACTGGGCTGTGGTAAACAGTTCACAACAGCTGGAAACCTGAAGAACCACCTACGAATTCACACTG GGGAAAAACCCTTTCTGTGTCAGGCACAGGGATGTGGTCGCTCCTTTGCTGAATACTCCAGTCTTCGGAAACATTTGGTTGTCCACTCAG GAGTGAAGCCCCATCAGTGCCAAATCTGTGGGAAGACATTTTCCCAGAGTGGTAGCAGGAATGTGCATATGAGGAAACACCACTCCCGAATTGGAAcggctggcagcagggagcgAGAACAGCCAG agTCACTGATGGGCAGCAGTTTGCTGGAAGAATCGACAGTGCATAGTAAGAATCTCATCTCCATGAACTCTCAGCCCAGCCTTGGTGTTGAGTCTCTGCACCTGCCAGACACTGAGTCAATTATTGGAGTAGAAGAGGGTGAGACCAGCTGCTCTTTTTTCCGCCCTCTTATATGTGGTGACTGA
- the FAM161B gene encoding protein FAM161B isoform X2 — MGGRRSPLEPGVPCQAELWGDLEVFEEDEELEGFRREAEVLREKLREALSHTSGNIRQSSSLTDLTSDSTCDQQKPHLFPKPRLRPKSASSPWIPSITIPQPFQMTLREARKKSELLKSYMFLELDKQRNKRQSQDEAECQKQFRAQPVPAHVFLPLYQEIMEQNEIRRQAATQKRKELLLSTQRPFSFLEKEEKKKEAIRQKFLAAATPNESSKQKQASKKVPKSTYDSLLGDKLKEAELYREIRIQMRAKDLLKSSVAPIDTSNCRREPQSRTSTRTKQERLGFLQDRSFSFKPRINPTVPDFEELYWAFQRKTLRRQEIKEPTRNKPFKLRTSARQRQANEKIKDSQKLSKVSVQKSHSLPGLSSLSSNTLPVHITDATRKRESAIRYAQDNKKEGDKEGIYWLEKQKMKCQAMQKSLNSRAKALDPHKSLEETQKEKSKQIRKNMQDRTKEYRKELEEMQLRVKNRPFLFEQVTKHDARQGAERRYRRTLQQVGLSEEFVRKKGKDATDLLEEESDVHRLPEPQGEKDDCTGQEGVPQEEQSAKGVAT; from the exons ATGGGGGGCCGGCGGTCTCCGTTAGAACCGGGCGTGCCTTGCCAGGCAGAATTATGGGGTGACCTCGAGGTGTTCGAAGAAGATGAGGAGCTGGAGGGTTTCAGGAGGGAGGCGGAAGTTCTGCGTGAGAAGCTGAGGGAGGCTCTCAG TCATACATCTGGTAATATAAGGCAGTCCAGTTCTTTGACCGACCTCACCTCAGACAGTACCTGCGATCAGCAAAAGCCTCACTTGTTTCCTAAGCCCCGCTTGAGGCCAAAAAGTGCTTCATCTCCCTGGATTCCTTCCATCACCATCCCTCAGCCTTTCCAAATGACACTGCGGGAAGCTCGCAAAAAGTCCGAGTTGCTGAAGTCATACATGTTTCTTGAACTAGacaaacagagaaacaaaaggcAAAGCCAGGATGAAGCTGAATGTCAGAAACAATTCCGGGCACAGCCTGTACCTGCCCACGTGTTTCTGCCCCTTTATCAGGAAATAATGGAACAGAATGAGATTCGCAGGCAAGCagcaacacagaaaagaaaggagcTGCTACTTTCAACACAGCGGCCCTTCAGTTttctggagaaggaagagaaaaagaaagaagctaTCAGACAAAAATTCCTGGCAGCAGCAACCCCAAATGAGAGCTCCAAACAGAAGCAAGCCAGTAAAAAAGTACCTAAATCTACTTATGACTCACTTCTTGGAGATAAACTCAAAG AAGCTGAACTCTACCGGGAAATCCGTATTCAAATGAGAGCAAAGGATTTGCTCAAGAGTTCCGTAGCTCCTATAGATACCAGCAACTGTCGGAGGGAGCCTCAGTCCCGAACTTCCACCAGAACTAAGCAGGAAAGACTTGGCTTCTTACAGGACAGAAGTTTCAGCTTCAAACCAAGGATTAATCCAACAGTACCAGATTTTGAAGAACTGTACTGGGCGTTTCAGAGGAAGACACTGAGGAGACAAGAAATCAAAGAGCCAACTCGTAATAAACCATTCAAGCTAAGAACCTCTgccaggcagaggcaggctAATGAAAAGATAAAG GATTCTCAGAAGCTTTCCAAGGTTTCAGTGCAAAAAAGTCACTCTCTGCCTGgactttcctctctctcttccaACACCCTTCCTGTGCATATTACAGATGCAACTAGAAAGAGGGAATCAGCTATTAG atATGCCCAAGATAACAAAAAGGAGGGGGACAAAGAAGGAATTTATTggctggagaaacaaaaaatgaaatgtcaaGCTATGCAAAAGTCTCTAAACAGCCGAGCAAAAGCACTGGATCCTCATAAAAGTCTGGAGGAAACACAAAAGGAGAAGTCAAAACAGATCAG GAAAAATATGCAAGACAGAacaaaagaatacagaaaagagctggaagaaaTGCAGCTGCGAGTCAAGAACAGACCATTCCTCTTCGAGCAGGTCACAAAG CATGATGCTCGTCAAGGAGCAGAGCGTCGCTACAGACGCACCCTCCAGCAGGTTGGCCTAAGCGAAGaatttgtaaggaaaaaagggaaagatgcCACTGACTTGCTGGAAGAAGAATCTGATGTTCACAG GCTGCCCGAGCCTCAGGGTGAAAAGGATGACTGTACTGGACAGGAAGGAGTACCTCAGGAGGAACAGAGCGCAAAGGGAGTGGCAACATAA